In Oscillospiraceae bacterium, the genomic window ATCGGCGGAGAGGAATAACCACCAAACGCCTTCCCGCTGGGAGAAGGCAGCACAAATTTGATAATAAAGGAGATTTTACTTATGAACGGTTTGATTGCTCTGGGCGCTGGCATTGCAGCGCTGACCGGCATTGGCGGCGGCATTGGCATTGGTATTGCAACCGGTAAGGCAACGGAGGCTATCTCCCGTCAGCCTGAGGCTGCCAGCAAGATCCAGACCAACCTGCTGCTGGGCGCTGCTCTGGCAGAAGGTACCGCAATTTTCGGCTTCGTTGTTGCACTGCTGATCATCCTGTTCCTGGGCTGATAATGGAGGCGTGAACGAATGCTGAAACTCGATATCAACCTGCTGTGGACCGTGGTCAACGTTCTCATCATGTACGCGCTGCTGCGCAAGTTCCTGTTCAAGCCTGTGCAGGACGTGCTGGACAAGCGCCAGAAGATGGTGGACGACGAGCTGGCCAATGCGCAGGATGCAAAGACCAAGGCAGAAGCTGCCTTGGCTGCAGCAAACGACAAGCTGCACAATGTGGACGTTGAGGCCGCTGCCCGCCGCGAAGAGAGCGCACAGCAGGCCGAAAAACAGAAGGATCAGCTGCTGGCTGAGGCACAGCGTCAGGCCGACGCCATCGTGGCCGAGGGCAAGGCAGCTGCAGAAGCAGAGCGCGCCAGCAAGCTGCGCCAGGCCGACGCACAGATCGCCGACCTGACCCGCACCATGTGCGCAAAGGTGCTGGAGCGCAACCTCACGCAGCAGGATGATGCCCGTATGCTGGACGACCTGCTGCAGAAAGCGGGGGAGAGCGATGGCAAGCGCGTCTGAGATTTTAAAGGCTTATCTGCACTGTGCCCGTACCCCGGCTGAGGACGCCGTGGAGCGCATCCGCACCCAGCTGAAAAAGCAGTACGGTGCCGCTGAGGTGGAGCTGACCGTCAGCGTGGAGCCGGACCTGATCTCCGGCTATGTGCTGCAGGTGGGCGACCGTGTGTTCGACAACTCCGGCAAGAGCGCTCTGGCCGCCATTACGGCGGATGCGCCCAGTCTGGCTGTGATGCAGACCCGTGTGGAGGACTACAAGCCCGCCGCCACGACCGCAGAGGGCGGCACCGTGATCTCCGCAGCCGACGGCGTTGTGAACGTCAAGGGCATGGATCAGGCCGTTTACGGCGAGATCGTCACCTTTGACAACGGTGCAAAGGGCATGGTGGAAAGCGTGGAGCCCGATCATCTGGGCATCATGCTGTTTGACAAGATCGAGGAAGTGGGCGTGGGCACTCTGGTGACCCGCAGCGGCAAGCGCGCCGGCATCCCGGTGGGCGACGGCTTCCTGGGCCGCGTCATCAGCCCCCTGGGCGAGCCCATCGACGGCAAGGGCCCCATTGAGGCAGAGGGCTACAACCCCATCGAGAAGCAGGCCCCCGGCATCCTGGAGCGTCAGAGCGTGGACACCCCGCTGCACACCGGCATTCTGGCCATCGACTCCATGTTCCCCATCGGCCGCGGCCAGCGTGAGCTGATCATCGGCGACCGCCAGACCGGCAAGACCTCCATTGCAACCGACGCCATCCTGAACCAGAAGGACAAGGATGTGCTGTGCATCTATGTGGCCATCGGCCAGAAGGCTTCTTCCATCGCCCGCGTGGCAGGCGACCTGCAGAAGCACGGTGCCATGAGCTACACCACCATTGTGGCGGCTACCGCGTCCGACTCGGCACCGCTGCAGTACATCGCCCCTTATGCCGGCACTGCGCTGGCCGAGTACTTCATGGGCAAGGGCAAGAGCGTGCTGATCGTGTACGACGATCTGTCCAAGCATGCGGTGGCCTACCGTGCCATCTCGCTGCTGCTGCGCCGTTCTCCCGGCCGTGAAGCTTACCCCGGCGATGTGTTCTATCTGCACTCCCGTCTGCTGGAGCGCTCCTGCCGCATGCGTGATGACCTGGGCGGCGGTTCCATCACCGCACTGCCCATCGTCGAGACCCAGGCAGGTGACGTTTCCGCTTACATCCCCACCAACGTCATTTCCATCACCGATGGCCAGATCTTCCTGGAGAGCGCCCTGTTCAACGCCGGCAACCGCCCGGCTGTCAACGTGGGCCTGTCGGTGTCCCGTGTGGGCGGCGCAGCCCAGACCAAGGCCATGAAGAAGGCCAACGCCAACCTGCGTATCGAGCTGGCACAGTACAAGGACATGGAGTCCTTTGCCCAGTTCAGCTCCGATCTGGACGCCGAGACCCGCCGCCAGCTGGATCACGGCAAGGCCCTGATGGAGATGCTCAAGCAGCCGCTGTATCAGCCTAAGTCCGACGCAGAGCAGGTGGTCCTGCTCACGCTGGCTTCGCATGGCGTGCTCGACGAGATCCCCACGGCCGAGCTGCGCACCAAGACTTCCGCATTTGTGCGCCAGTTCCGCGCGGATGTGTCCGGCACGATGGACAAGATCACCGCCACCGGCAAGCTCGAACCCGATGAGGTCGATGCCATCCTGAACGCCTGGAAAGCATATGCGGGAGGCGACAGCCATGCCGTCCAGTAAGCTGCTGAAAGAGCGCATTGAGAGCATTCAGGACACCATGAAGATCACGAACGCCATGTACCTGATCTCCTCGTCCAAGCTCCGCAAGGCGCGCAAGAATTACCAGAACGTTTCGCCCTACTTCAACCGCATGCGCGACACCATCTCCCGGGTGGTGCCTCATCTGCCGGAGGAGCCGGTGCACCCGTTCTTCCACGACCGTACCAACGAAAAGTCGAACCCCCGCCGCGCCTATCTGGTGCTGACGGCAGACAAGGGCATGGCCGGTGCATTCAACCAGAACATCCTCCGGTTCCTCAAGGAACACGCGGATGAGAACGACCGGTTCTATGTGATCGGTCAGGTGGGTTACCGCGCACTGTACCACAAGGACCCGCGTCTGGTGGAAGAGTTCCGCTACAGTGCCACCGCGCCCACCCTGCAGCGCGCCCGCGACATCACGGTGGACGCTATCGACGACTTCAAGTCCGGCAAGCTGGATGAGATCTACCTCGTCTACACCAGGATCGAGAACGCACTGACCAGCGAGCCCACCATGGTGCGTCTGCTGCCGCTGGACCGCGAGCATCTGCAGCCCGCCCCCAAGGGCTTTGGTGATCCCAGCGGCGAGGTGGAGATGTTCCCGGACGCCTGGACGGTGTTCGAGCAGACCGCGCCCATCTACATGCATGGCATGATCTTTGGTGCCATGACCGAGAGCTACTGCGCCGAGCAGAGCGCCCGCATGACCGCCATGGATTCCGCCACCAAGAGCGCGAACGACATGATCCGCGATCTGCAGCTGGAGTACAACCGTACCCGTCAGGGCTCCATCACCCAGGAGATCACCGAGATCATCGGTGGTGCAGCTGCTGTGCAGAAGCGGGATTAAAGAAAAGAACGAACTTATAATATAAGAGGCAATCGTTATGTTACAGGGAACTATTATCCGCGTAGCGGGTCCTGTTGTGGACGTGCAGTTCGCAGCAGGCAAGCTGCCTGCCCTGCAGGAGGCGCTGACGGTGACCGCTGAGGGCACCGAACGCACCATGGAAGTGACGCAGCACGTCAACGAAACGACGGTGCGCTGCATCATGCTTTCCGCAAGCGAAGGTCTCGGCAAGGGCATGACCGTGCAGGCGACCGGCCACGGCCTGACCGCACCGGTGGGCGAAGCCACCCTGGGCCGTATGTTCGACCCGCTGGGCAGACCCATCGACGGCAAAGGCCCGGTGGATGATGTGCCGCACTGGCCCATCCACCGCAAGGCTCCCAGCTTTGCGGAGCAGAAGCCTGCTACCGAGATCCTGGAGACCGGCATCAAGGTCATCGACCTGCTGGCTCCGTATGCAAAGGGCGGCAAGATCGGTCTGTTCGGCGGCGCAGGCGTCGGCAAGACCGTGCTGATCCAGGAACTGATCCACAACGTGGCCACCGAGCACGGCGGCTACTCCATCTTCACCGGCGTCGGCGAGCGCTCCCGTGAGGGCTGCGACCTGTGGGGCGAGATGAACGCTTCCGGCGTTCTGAACAAGACGGCACTGGTCTTTGGCCAGATGAACGAGCCCCCCGGAGCCCGTATGCGCGTGGCCGAGACCGGCCTGACCATGGCCGAGTACTTCCGTGAAGAGACCCACAAGGACGTGCTGCTGTTCATCGACAACATCTTCCGTTTCGTGCAGGCAGGCTCTGAGGTGTCGGCTCTGATGGGCCGTATGCCTTCCGCCGTGGGCTATCAGCCCACTCTGGCCAACGAGCTGGGCGCTCTGCAGGAGCGCATCACCTCCACGAAGGACGGCTCCATCACCTCGGTGCAGGCCGTTTACGTCCCCGCCGATGACCTGACCGACCCGGCCCCCGCCACCACCTTTGCGCATCTGGACGCCACCACTGTGCTGTCCCGTAAGATCGTGGAGCAGGGCATTTACCCCGCTGTGGACCCGCTGGCCTCCACTTCCCGCATTCTGGAAGCAGACATCGTGGGCGAGGAGCACTACCGCGTGGCCCGCAAGGTGCAGTCCATTCTGCAGCGCTATCAGGAGCTGCAGGACATCATCGCCATTCTGGGCATGGACGAACTGGACGAGAACGACAAGCTGACCGTGACCCGTGCCCGCAAGCTGCAGAAGTTCCTGTCCCAGCCCTTTGCCGTGGCCGAGAACTTTACCGGCCTGAAGGGCAAGTATGTGCCGCTGAAGGACACCGTGCGCAGCTTTGCCGCCATCGTGGACGGCGAGGCCGATGACCTGCCGGAGTGGGCATTCTTCAACGTGGGTACGCTGGAAGATGCCCGCCAGAAGGCCGCTGAAAAGATGGCTGAGGAAAAGGGCGGTGCCGTCTGATGAACAAGTTCATGCTGAATATCACGGCCTCCAGCGGTGAGTTCTATCAGGGCGACTGTGAGGACCTCGTGCTGCCCACCGGCGACGGTGTGTATGGCGTGCAGGCCGGGCACAACCCCGTGCTGGTGGCCATCCACATGGGCATCCTGCACTTTGAAGTGAACGGCGAAGCCCGCGACATTCTGGTGGGTGACGGCATTGCCGAGGTGACCCCCGCCTATGTGATGGTGCTGGTGGACAGCGCCGAGCGCCCGGAGGATATCGACAAGAACCGTGCCGAGGCGGCCCGCATCCGTGCGGAAGAGCGCCTGCAGCACCAGAAGAGCATGCATGAATATTATCAGAGCCAGATCGCACTGCAGCGTGCCATGCAGCGTCTGCAGGCTGCATCCAAGTACAAGCGCTGAGACCTGATTCTGCAAAAACACCCGATTTTCTGGGGAATTTTCCCCGGAGAACGGGTGTTTTTTTTGTTGTGCGGGGCCGGAGGTCTTGACAGAAAGTGCTCGATATGATATGATTTTGATATCACAAAGAAACACTTCCGACCCTGATAAGGAGGGACTTGTTATGGAAGAGAAAATTTTGAATACCCGCAAAAACGGCATGGCGGTACTGCTGCTGACCCTGTTGGGCTATGTGGCATCCATTGCCCTGTTTATTTACAGCATCACCCTGCTGGATGCAGACCGGATGCTTCTGGGCTTGCCGCTGCTGATCTTGTCCATCGGGTATTGGATCGCAGGCATCTTCCTGTTCTGCGGCCTGAAGGTGCTCAAGCCCCAGGAAGCGCTGGTGCTCACCCTGTTCGGTGATTACATTGGCACCCTGAAGGGACAGGGCTTTTACTGGGTGAACCCCTTCTGCACGGCCGTCAACCCGGCAGCCGGGACCCGGCTGAGCCAGAGCGGTGACGTGAGCAGCAAAGAAAACGGCATGGCTGCCATGTTTGGCCAGAGCGGCCAGAATGCCCAGGTCAGTGCCGAATCCATGAGCAGAAAGATCTCCCTGAAAATGATGACCCTCAACAACTCCCGGCAGAAGATCAACGACTGCCTGGGCAACCCGGTGGAGATCGGCATTGCGGTGATCTGGCGGGTCACCGATACCGCCAAGGCTGTGTTCAACGTAGACAACTACAAGGAATACCTCTCCCTGCAGTGCGACAGCGCCCTGCGCAACGTGGTGCGGGTGTACCCCTATGATGTGGCCCCCAATGTGGACACCACCGGAGACGGTGTGGCCGATGAGGGCAGCCTGCGCGGCTCCTCCGAGGTGGTGGCGGCCCGCATCCGCGACGAGATCCAGAAGAATGTGGCCGAAGCCGGCATCGAGGTGGTGGAAGCCCGCATCACCTATCTGGCCTATGCGCCGGAGATCGCAGCGGTCATGCTGCAGCGCCAGCAGGCCAGTGCCATCATCGACGCCCGCAAGATGATCGTGGACGGTGCCGTGGGCATGGTGGAAATGGCACTGGACCGTCTGAACGAAAACAAGGTGGTAGAGCTGGATGACGAGCGCAAGGCAGCCATGGTGTCCAACCTGCTGGTGGTGCTGTGCGGCAACCGCGACGCCCAGCCCGTTGTGAACAGCGGCAGCCTGTATTGATGGCCGAGCCCAAAAAGCAGGTGCCCCTGCGCCTGAACGCCAAACTCTACGATGCCCTTGCTGCCTGGGCAGAGGATGATTTCCGCTCGGTGAACGGACAGATCGAATATCTGCTCACCGAGTGTGTGCGCCAGCGCAAGAAGAACGGGAAATATGTTTCAGATCAGATCGACGTACCGCCGGAACTGGACCTGAAATAAAACAGACGAACAAGCCCCGGCTGTGGAAGGTAGTTTTCCATAGCCGGGGCCGGTTGCGTTTATGTGACAGAAAAACATGAAAAAAACAGGAAAGATGAAATAAAATCTATTGACAGTTGCGGAGTTGTGACGCATAATAAATGAATGAGATGCTCTGGAATCCCAGAGCGTTTCGGACCAAAGCAAGGAGCAGCGATCCCGTTGAAGGAACAAGAACAAAAAAACAAGACGGTTTTTCATGCTGCAGCAGCATTGCTGGCCGTTCTGGCGGTCGTGCTGGTACTGTACGGCGGGGGCCGCTGGCTGGAGAAACGGGCAGAAAAGCCGGAGACCCGCACCCAGCTGCCCCAGGCCGACCAGGAGACTGTGGAAGTGGACGGCGTGACCTACCGCAAAAAAAGCCGCCTGACCACGATTCTGGTCATGGGCGTGGACCACGACACTCAGGACAGCTACGAGTACCGCAAGGCCGGCCAGGCCGACTTTCTGCGGTTGGTGGTACTGGATGACGCGGACAAGACGGTGCAGCAGCTGCAGATCGACCGCGATACCATGACCCCCGTGACGGTGCTGGGCTTGTTGGGTGACCGCTACGAGCCGGTGACCGAGCAGATCTGTCTGGGTTATGCCTTTGGCGATGGCCGCCAGACCAGCTGCGAGGTGACCGTGGAAGCAGTGGGAAACCTGCTGGGCGGACAGACCATCGACCAGTATCTGGCCATGGGGCTGGACGGCATTTCCACCCTGAACGATCTGGCAGGCGGTGTGACCGTGACGCTGGAGGATGATTTCTCCGCCATCGACCCGGCCATGACCAAGGGTGCGACCCTCACGCTGCAGGGCGAGCAGGCCGAGACCTATGTCCGCTCCCGCCGCAGTGTCGGTGTAGGCACCAACGAGGCCCGCATGGCGCGGCAGGAAAGCTACATCCGACAGCTGTCGGTGCAGCTGGATGAAAAACTGCAGAAGGATCAGAACTTTGCCGTGGACGCCTACGACGCCCTGCAGCCCTACCTGACCACCAGCATGGCCAAAGGTCAGCTGGTGAACGAGGCCTGGGCGGCAAAGGACTACACCCGGCTGGACACCATCAAACCGGATGGCACCTATCAGGTCGGGGAGGATGGCTTCATGGAGTTTTACCCGGAGGCTGCCAGCCTGCAGCAGGCGGTGCTGCAATTGTTTTACGAAAAAGTTGAATAAGCGTGCCCAAGACACGTTTAGGATAAAGACGCTCTCAAAGCCGAGAGAACTGGTCTGAAAGGGGTATATTTTTATGAAAATGAAAAAGGTCGTTTGCGCCATGGTCTCCGCAGCTCTGCTGGTGAGCATGGCTGCCGCCACCGCTTTTGCTGTGGAGTCTGTGCCCAGCAAGACTGGCACCGATGCCGATGCAGGCAAGACCGAGGTCTCTGCTTCCGGTTCTGTCACCAGCGAGGGCCTGAAGGTGGAGGTCAAGACCACGGAGGACTCCAGTAAGGAAGAGACCCAGCTGAAGGGCGAGGGCGTGGAGAAGTACCTGACTGCAGAGGCTGTGGATGCAGCTGCGAAGATCCTGGGCACTGAGAAGGACGCCGTGACCGTCAGCGAGATCAAGGAGATCAAGGTCTCCGGCTACAAGACCGGCATGGACAAGATCACCGTCAAGGTCCCCATGGCAGCTCTGCCGGAGAGCGGCACCACCGTTGCCGTGATCATCCGTGTCAAGACCCCCAACGGCAAGATCGTCAACCTGCCTCTGGCCGGTGTGGTCGTGGAGGAGACCGTTGTGGTGAACGGTGTGGCCCGTAAGGTCCGTAAGGTCCAGCTGGAGTTGGATGCCACCACCATGATCAACCTGCAGGCAGGCAAGGCCTACATTGCAGCTGTGACCCGGAAGTAAAAACAGAACGACTTTGTCCTGCGGCGCTCTCTTCCGAAAAAGGGAACGCCGCATTTTTCACGGAGAAAGCCAAGGGATTTTAAAGGAGCAACGAAGTGCAGCGAGATACTTTAACGCGGGAACCTTATCGTTCCGAGGTGCGGCCGCAGCAGGAAGAAGATACCATTGATCTTCTGGAACTTTGCATGGGCCTGCTGGACCACTGGAAGTTTATTGCGGCAGCCGCCGCAGCAGGAATGGTGCTGGCAGCACTCTATACCTTTTTGCTGGTGACCCCCCTCTACAAGGCCACCTCTACCATCTATGTGGTCAGCCGCAACGACTCGGTGCTGAACCTGTCGGATATTCAGATCGGCAGCGCCCTGACCAGCGACTACATCAAGGTGTTTGAGATGTGGGAGGTGCACGAAAAGGTCATCAGTGCACTGGATCTGGACTATACCTATACCCAGATGGACAACATGCTCAGCGTGACCAATGCCAACGACACCCGTATGTTGGACATTACGGTGACCGATGCAGACCCCGAAGAGGCTGCAGCCATTGCCAATGAGTATGCTGAGGTGGGCGCAAGCTACATTGCGGAGAAGATGAAGACCGACGAGCCCACCATCATGTCCTCGGCCCGGGTACCGGCCAACCCCTTCAGCCCCAGCAAGTCCAAGAACATCCTGCTGGGCTTCCTGGCAGGCTTTGTGCTGTCCTGCGGTGTTGTGGTGCTGCGGGTGCTGCTGGACGATACCTATAAATCCGCTGAGGAGATCCGCAAGTACACCGGCATGGTGGTGCTGGCCTCTGTGCCCATGGTGGGTGGCACCGAGCCCAAAAAGGGCAGCAACTTCCAGCGCCGCATGAAGCGCCTGAGCAAAGATATTTGCCGCCGTGTGGGCGGAAAGGCCGGGAGGAACGCATGAAACAGCTGAAGATCACAAAATTTCCGGAACTGGACTATGCAGGCAGCGAGGCCTTCAACACCCTGAGCACCAACCTGTCCTTTGCAGGTGAAACTGTAAAAAAGATCATGATCACCAGCTGCCACGCTTCGGAGGGCAAGAGCTATCTGTCCATGAACCTGATGCGGACCCTGGCCCAGCGTGGCATGAAGGTGGCCCTGGTGGACGCCGACCTGCGCCGCAGCATGGTAAACGCCCAGTACGGCCTGCAGTTTGAGAACGGCCGCAACGACGACAAGGGCCTTTCCCACTTTTTGGCCGGCATGGTGGGCATGGAGGAGGTCATCTACCAGACCGACATCCCTGGTGCCCTGATGGTTCCGGTGGGCCGGGATGTGCCCAACCCCCTGGCTCTGTTGAGCAACCATCACTTCAAGGACCTGCTGGACGCCCTGGCCCAGATGGTGGATTATGTGCTGGTGGACGCCGCCCCTGTGGGCGTGGTCATTGATGCTGCCGAGATCGCAAAATCCTGCGACGGCACCCTGATCGCTGTGCAGTACAACGATGTGCGCCGCCAGGAGCTGCTGGACGTCAAGCAGCAGATCGAGCAGAGCGGCTGCCCCATCCTGGGCACTGTGCTGAACCAGGTGGATTACGACAGCTACCTGAGCCGCAAGTATTACTACCGTACCTACGGCAAATATGGCTACTACAACCGGTACTATAAGCACAAGCACACGGCTGAAAAGAAATGAGCGGCTTTACGGATTATCACGCGCATTTCGTCTATGGTGTGGACGACGGTGCCCGCACGCGGGAAGAGATGTTTGCCATGCTGGATGCGGCGGCGGCGGATGGGGTCACCCGTCTGTTTGCCACCTCTCACAGCACGCCGGGCATGGAGCCCTTTCCGCTGGACGTGTATCAGCGGCATCTTGATTTTGCACGGGCTTACTGCGCCGAAAAGGGCTACGACCTGATGCTGGAAAGCGGCTCGGAGCTGCTGTATACCCCGGCTGCGGCCTATGCGGCGGCCGAGCACAGCCTGGTCACGCTGGGCGGCACCGACTGGGTGCTGCTGGAGTTCGTGCCCGATGTGGCGGCGGCGGAAGTGGAAACGGCCCTGCGGCAGATCACCGGCAACGGCTACCGGGTGCTGCTGGCGCACATCGAGCGCTACCCCCGCCTTGCCCGCAGCGGTGCGCTGCCCCGCCTGAAGGAACAGTACGGCATCCGCTGTCAGGTCAATGCGGCCACGGTGCTGGAGGGCGGATTCTTTCAGCGCCGGAAGCTGGACCGCTGGCTGAAGGACGGCCTTGTGGACGCGATCTCCTCGGACGCACATAACTGCACTACCCGGGCCACCCGGATGCAGGCGGCCTATGAGCGGCTGTGCGGCATGCTGGGACAGCCGGATGCGGATGCGCTGACTGGCAGAAACAATGCCTTGCTGCTAACTCCATAAAACAGTCAGAATTGCCATTCTCGGGTCGGATTTCTCGTCAAAGTGCCAAAAGCACGACGAGAGTTTCCGACGGGAATGGCTTTTTGGCTTTTTTTTGC contains:
- the atpD gene encoding F0F1 ATP synthase subunit beta codes for the protein MLQGTIIRVAGPVVDVQFAAGKLPALQEALTVTAEGTERTMEVTQHVNETTVRCIMLSASEGLGKGMTVQATGHGLTAPVGEATLGRMFDPLGRPIDGKGPVDDVPHWPIHRKAPSFAEQKPATEILETGIKVIDLLAPYAKGGKIGLFGGAGVGKTVLIQELIHNVATEHGGYSIFTGVGERSREGCDLWGEMNASGVLNKTALVFGQMNEPPGARMRVAETGLTMAEYFREETHKDVLLFIDNIFRFVQAGSEVSALMGRMPSAVGYQPTLANELGALQERITSTKDGSITSVQAVYVPADDLTDPAPATTFAHLDATTVLSRKIVEQGIYPAVDPLASTSRILEADIVGEEHYRVARKVQSILQRYQELQDIIAILGMDELDENDKLTVTRARKLQKFLSQPFAVAENFTGLKGKYVPLKDTVRSFAAIVDGEADDLPEWAFFNVGTLEDARQKAAEKMAEEKGGAV
- the atpA gene encoding F0F1 ATP synthase subunit alpha encodes the protein MASASEILKAYLHCARTPAEDAVERIRTQLKKQYGAAEVELTVSVEPDLISGYVLQVGDRVFDNSGKSALAAITADAPSLAVMQTRVEDYKPAATTAEGGTVISAADGVVNVKGMDQAVYGEIVTFDNGAKGMVESVEPDHLGIMLFDKIEEVGVGTLVTRSGKRAGIPVGDGFLGRVISPLGEPIDGKGPIEAEGYNPIEKQAPGILERQSVDTPLHTGILAIDSMFPIGRGQRELIIGDRQTGKTSIATDAILNQKDKDVLCIYVAIGQKASSIARVAGDLQKHGAMSYTTIVAATASDSAPLQYIAPYAGTALAEYFMGKGKSVLIVYDDLSKHAVAYRAISLLLRRSPGREAYPGDVFYLHSRLLERSCRMRDDLGGGSITALPIVETQAGDVSAYIPTNVISITDGQIFLESALFNAGNRPAVNVGLSVSRVGGAAQTKAMKKANANLRIELAQYKDMESFAQFSSDLDAETRRQLDHGKALMEMLKQPLYQPKSDAEQVVLLTLASHGVLDEIPTAELRTKTSAFVRQFRADVSGTMDKITATGKLEPDEVDAILNAWKAYAGGDSHAVQ
- the atpE gene encoding ATP synthase F0 subunit C → MNGLIALGAGIAALTGIGGGIGIGIATGKATEAISRQPEAASKIQTNLLLGAALAEGTAIFGFVVALLIILFLG
- a CDS encoding Wzz/FepE/Etk N-terminal domain-containing protein, with product MQRDTLTREPYRSEVRPQQEEDTIDLLELCMGLLDHWKFIAAAAAAGMVLAALYTFLLVTPLYKATSTIYVVSRNDSVLNLSDIQIGSALTSDYIKVFEMWEVHEKVISALDLDYTYTQMDNMLSVTNANDTRMLDITVTDADPEEAAAIANEYAEVGASYIAEKMKTDEPTIMSSARVPANPFSPSKSKNILLGFLAGFVLSCGVVVLRVLLDDTYKSAEEIRKYTGMVVLASVPMVGGTEPKKGSNFQRRMKRLSKDICRRVGGKAGRNA
- the atpG gene encoding ATP synthase F1 subunit gamma produces the protein MPSSKLLKERIESIQDTMKITNAMYLISSSKLRKARKNYQNVSPYFNRMRDTISRVVPHLPEEPVHPFFHDRTNEKSNPRRAYLVLTADKGMAGAFNQNILRFLKEHADENDRFYVIGQVGYRALYHKDPRLVEEFRYSATAPTLQRARDITVDAIDDFKSGKLDEIYLVYTRIENALTSEPTMVRLLPLDREHLQPAPKGFGDPSGEVEMFPDAWTVFEQTAPIYMHGMIFGAMTESYCAEQSARMTAMDSATKSANDMIRDLQLEYNRTRQGSITQEITEIIGGAAAVQKRD
- the atpC gene encoding ATP synthase F1 subunit epsilon encodes the protein MNKFMLNITASSGEFYQGDCEDLVLPTGDGVYGVQAGHNPVLVAIHMGILHFEVNGEARDILVGDGIAEVTPAYVMVLVDSAERPEDIDKNRAEAARIRAEERLQHQKSMHEYYQSQIALQRAMQRLQAASKYKR
- a CDS encoding CpsD/CapB family tyrosine-protein kinase is translated as MKQLKITKFPELDYAGSEAFNTLSTNLSFAGETVKKIMITSCHASEGKSYLSMNLMRTLAQRGMKVALVDADLRRSMVNAQYGLQFENGRNDDKGLSHFLAGMVGMEEVIYQTDIPGALMVPVGRDVPNPLALLSNHHFKDLLDALAQMVDYVLVDAAPVGVVIDAAEIAKSCDGTLIAVQYNDVRRQELLDVKQQIEQSGCPILGTVLNQVDYDSYLSRKYYYRTYGKYGYYNRYYKHKHTAEKK
- a CDS encoding LCP family protein — encoded protein: MKEQEQKNKTVFHAAAALLAVLAVVLVLYGGGRWLEKRAEKPETRTQLPQADQETVEVDGVTYRKKSRLTTILVMGVDHDTQDSYEYRKAGQADFLRLVVLDDADKTVQQLQIDRDTMTPVTVLGLLGDRYEPVTEQICLGYAFGDGRQTSCEVTVEAVGNLLGGQTIDQYLAMGLDGISTLNDLAGGVTVTLEDDFSAIDPAMTKGATLTLQGEQAETYVRSRRSVGVGTNEARMARQESYIRQLSVQLDEKLQKDQNFAVDAYDALQPYLTTSMAKGQLVNEAWAAKDYTRLDTIKPDGTYQVGEDGFMEFYPEAASLQQAVLQLFYEKVE
- a CDS encoding PTS ascorbate transporter subunit IIC, translating into MAEPKKQVPLRLNAKLYDALAAWAEDDFRSVNGQIEYLLTECVRQRKKNGKYVSDQIDVPPELDLK
- a CDS encoding SPFH domain-containing protein, which gives rise to MEEKILNTRKNGMAVLLLTLLGYVASIALFIYSITLLDADRMLLGLPLLILSIGYWIAGIFLFCGLKVLKPQEALVLTLFGDYIGTLKGQGFYWVNPFCTAVNPAAGTRLSQSGDVSSKENGMAAMFGQSGQNAQVSAESMSRKISLKMMTLNNSRQKINDCLGNPVEIGIAVIWRVTDTAKAVFNVDNYKEYLSLQCDSALRNVVRVYPYDVAPNVDTTGDGVADEGSLRGSSEVVAARIRDEIQKNVAEAGIEVVEARITYLAYAPEIAAVMLQRQQASAIIDARKMIVDGAVGMVEMALDRLNENKVVELDDERKAAMVSNLLVVLCGNRDAQPVVNSGSLY
- a CDS encoding ATP synthase F0 subunit B; translation: MLKLDINLLWTVVNVLIMYALLRKFLFKPVQDVLDKRQKMVDDELANAQDAKTKAEAALAAANDKLHNVDVEAAARREESAQQAEKQKDQLLAEAQRQADAIVAEGKAAAEAERASKLRQADAQIADLTRTMCAKVLERNLTQQDDARMLDDLLQKAGESDGKRV